A genomic window from Periophthalmus magnuspinnatus isolate fPerMag1 chromosome 16, fPerMag1.2.pri, whole genome shotgun sequence includes:
- the mbpb gene encoding myelin basic protein b isoform X2 — MGQHLGKRETSMDTKAPEPKAADTTEPGEADEVFGLCEADANQNNGCISKKPAVTDSTGTEGPHPPGTPPTTADPDEATPRPHLVRLFSRDAPGREDNTFKERPSESDELQTIQEHSGAASECGSESPEQDLE; from the exons ATGGGCCAACATCTAGGAAAGAGGGAGACTTCTATGGACACTAAG GCACCTGAACCCAAAGCAGCCGACACCACAGAACCAGGGGAGGCCGATGAAGTCTTTG GCCTGTGTGAGGCAGATGCCAACCAGAACAATGGCTGCATCTCCAAGAAGCCGGCGGTGACTGACTCCACGGGCACTGAAGGCCCCCATCCGCCTGGGACCCCCCCGACTACAGCTGACCCTGACGAAGCTACGCCACGCCCCCACCTGGTCCGCCTCTTCTCCCGAGATGCCCCGGGAAGGGAGGACAACACCTTCAAAGAGCGACCCTCCGAATCGGACGAGCTGCAGACCATCCAAGAGCACAGCGGAGCAGCTTCGGAGTGCGGGTCGGAGAGCCCAGAACAGGACCTAGAGTAG